One Panicum virgatum strain AP13 chromosome 9K, P.virgatum_v5, whole genome shotgun sequence genomic region harbors:
- the LOC120651827 gene encoding probable protein phosphatase 2C 47, translated as MSGGVELETPPGSSRSGGTTPVGGKPPRHHLTSIRHCASSARIAATSAEFELDSGTLSLISPTDMRPGFLPVFRSGSCADIGPKSYMEDEHVYVDNLVEHLGLRGPGIHAPGAFYGVFDGHGGTDAACFVRKNILKFITEDCHFPNSMEKAIRSAFVKVDHAIADSHSLDRNSGTTALTVFIFGRTLLVANAGDCRAVLGKRGRAVELSRDHKPSCTVERLRIENLGGTVFDGYLNGQLAVARAIGDWHMKGSKGSLCPLTPEPEFREVRLTEEDEFLIIGCDGLWDVMSSQFAVSMVRKELMAHNDPQRCSRELVQEALRRDCCDNLTVVVVCFSVDPPPQIEIPRFRVRRSISMEGLHTLKGALDSNV; from the exons ATGAGCGGGGGAGTGGAGCTGGAGACCCCGCCGGGTAGCAGCAGGAGCGGGGGCACCACGCCAGTCGGCGGCAAGCCGCCGCGGCACCACCTCACGTCCATCCGCCACTGCGCCAGCAGCGCACGCATCGCCGCGACCTCCGCCGAATTC GAGCTGGATTCGGGGACGCTGAGCTTGATCTCGCCCACAGACATGCGTCCGGGCTTCTTGCCCGTCTTCCGGTCAGGGAGCTGCGCGGACATCGGGCCCAAATCGTACATGGAGGACGAACATGTCTATGTCGACAATCTCGTCGAGCACCTCGGACTGCGTGGCCCGGGCATCCATGCCCCTGGTGCCTTCTATGGG GTGTTTGATGGCCATGGTGGTACAGATGCTGCCTGTTTTGTCCGGAAGAATATACTGAAGTTCATAACCGAGGATTGCCACTTCCCCAACAGCATGGAGAAGGCAATCAGAAGTGCATTTGTGAAGGTTGACCATGCAATTGCAGATTCCCATTCTCTTGACCGTAATTCTGGGACCACAGCATTGACAGTCTTTATATTTGGCAG GACATTGCTTGTTGCAAATGCCGGTGACTGTCGAGCGGTATTAGGAAAGCGAGGCCGAGCTGTTGAACTCTCTAGAGACCATAAACCCAGCTGCACGGTCGAGAGGCTCAGGATTGAAAACCTTGGTGGTACTGTCTTCGATGGCTACCTCAATGGTCAGCTGGCTGTAGCAAGGGCGATAGGTGATTGGCACATGAAGGGCTCCAAGGGCTCTCTATGCCCTCTTACACCAGAACCTGAATTTCGGGAGGTTAGACTTACCGAGGAAGATGAGTTCTTGATAATAGGCTGTGATGGCCTTTGGGATGTGATGAGCAGCCAGTTTGCTGTGTCCATGGTAAGGAAAGAGCTGATGGCGCACAACGATCCGCAACGGTGCTCACGAGAGCTTGTCCAGGAAGCGCTCAGGCGGGACTGTTGTGATAACCTAACTGTAGTTGTCGTGTGCTTCTCAGTGGACCCACCCCCTCAAATTGAGATCCCGAGATTCCGGGTACGAAGAAGCATCTCAATGGAAGGGCTGCATACACTGAAGGGAGCCCTTGACAGTAATGTCTGA